Proteins from a single region of Streptomyces vinaceus:
- a CDS encoding F0F1 ATP synthase subunit gamma — translation MGAQLRVYKRRIRAITATKKITKAMEMIAASRIVKAQRKVAASMPYATELTRAVTAVATGSNTKHALTTEVEQPTRAAIVLITSDRGLAGGYSSNAIKQAERLTERLRGEGKEVDTYIVGRKGLAYYAFRERKVADSWTGFTDSPAYADAKRVAEPLIEAIQTETAEGGVDELHIVYTEFVSMMTQNPVDGRMLPLSLDEAAEESGTKGEILPLFDFEPSAEDVLDALLPRYVESRIYNALLQSAASEHAARRRAMKAATDNAGDLIKSLSRLANAARQAEITQEISEIVGGASAMADATAGSDK, via the coding sequence ATGGGAGCGCAGCTCCGGGTCTACAAGCGTCGCATCCGTGCCATCACGGCGACCAAGAAGATCACCAAGGCGATGGAGATGATCGCCGCCTCGCGCATCGTCAAGGCGCAGCGCAAGGTTGCGGCGTCGATGCCGTACGCGACCGAGCTCACCCGTGCGGTGACCGCGGTGGCGACCGGTTCGAACACCAAGCACGCCCTGACGACCGAGGTCGAGCAGCCGACCCGGGCCGCGATCGTGCTCATCACGAGCGACCGCGGTCTGGCCGGCGGCTACTCCTCCAACGCCATCAAGCAGGCGGAGCGGCTCACCGAGCGGCTGCGCGGCGAGGGCAAGGAGGTCGACACCTACATCGTCGGCCGTAAGGGTCTGGCCTACTACGCCTTCCGCGAGCGCAAGGTCGCGGATTCGTGGACCGGCTTCACCGACAGCCCGGCCTACGCCGACGCCAAGCGCGTCGCGGAGCCGCTGATCGAAGCCATCCAGACGGAGACGGCCGAGGGTGGCGTCGACGAGCTGCACATCGTCTACACGGAATTCGTGTCGATGATGACGCAGAACCCGGTCGACGGCCGGATGCTGCCGCTCAGCCTCGACGAGGCTGCGGAGGAGAGCGGTACGAAGGGCGAGATCCTTCCGCTGTTCGACTTCGAGCCGTCGGCGGAGGACGTCCTCGACGCCCTTCTGCCGCGCTACGTCGAAAGCCGTATCTACAACGCACTGCTGCAGTCGGCCGCTTCCGAGCACGCCGCCCGCCGCCGCGCGATGAAGGCGGCGACCGATAACGCCGGAGACCTCATCAAGAGCCTCTCCCGGCTTGCCAACGCGGCCCGCCAGGCCGAAATCACCCAGGAAATCAGCGAGATCGTCGGTGGCGCCAGCGCCATGGCCGACGCGACCGCGGGGAGTGACAAGTAA
- the atpD gene encoding F0F1 ATP synthase subunit beta, whose protein sequence is MTTSVETAAASGRVARVIGPVVDVEFPVDAMPDIYNALKVQVADPAEDGALKTLTLEVAQHLGDGLVRTISMQPTDGLVRQAPVTDTGEGITVPVGDFTKGKVFNTLGEVLNYPEENANVTERWPIHRKAPRFDELESKTEMFETGVKVIDLLTPYVKGGKIGLFGGAGVGKTVLIQEMIYRVANNHDGVSVFAGVGERTREGNDLIEEMADSGVIDKTALVFGQMDEPPGTRLRVALAGLTMAEYFRDVQKQDVLFFIDNIFRYTQAGSEVSTLLGRMPSAVGYQPNLADEMGLLQERITSTRGHSITSMQAIYVPADDLTDPAPATTFAHLDATTVLSRPISEKGIYPAVDPLDSTSRILDPRYIAADHYATAMRVKGILQKYKDLQDIIAILGIDELGEEDKLVVHRARRVERFLSQNTHVAKQFTGVDGSDVPLDESITAFNAICDGDYDHFPEQAFFLCGGIEDLKANAKELGVS, encoded by the coding sequence ATGACGACCTCTGTTGAGACGGCCGCCGCCTCGGGCCGCGTCGCCCGGGTCATCGGCCCGGTCGTCGACGTGGAGTTCCCCGTCGACGCGATGCCCGACATCTACAACGCGCTGAAGGTCCAGGTCGCCGACCCGGCCGAGGACGGCGCGCTGAAGACCCTGACCCTTGAGGTCGCGCAGCACCTGGGTGACGGCCTCGTCCGTACCATCTCGATGCAGCCGACCGACGGCCTGGTCCGCCAGGCCCCGGTGACCGACACGGGCGAGGGCATCACCGTCCCCGTCGGTGACTTCACCAAGGGCAAGGTCTTCAACACCCTGGGTGAGGTGCTGAACTACCCGGAGGAGAACGCCAACGTCACCGAGCGCTGGCCGATCCACCGCAAGGCGCCCCGCTTCGACGAGCTCGAGTCGAAGACCGAGATGTTCGAGACCGGCGTCAAGGTCATCGACCTTCTCACCCCGTACGTCAAGGGTGGAAAGATCGGTCTGTTCGGTGGTGCCGGTGTCGGCAAGACCGTTCTGATCCAGGAAATGATCTACCGCGTCGCCAACAACCACGACGGTGTGTCGGTCTTCGCGGGCGTCGGTGAGCGTACCCGTGAGGGCAACGACCTCATCGAGGAAATGGCCGACTCCGGCGTCATCGACAAGACGGCGCTCGTCTTCGGCCAGATGGACGAGCCCCCGGGCACCCGTCTGCGCGTCGCCCTGGCCGGTCTGACCATGGCGGAGTACTTCCGCGATGTGCAGAAGCAGGACGTGCTCTTCTTCATCGACAACATCTTCCGTTACACCCAGGCCGGTTCGGAGGTGTCGACCCTTCTGGGCCGCATGCCGTCCGCCGTGGGTTACCAGCCGAACCTGGCTGACGAGATGGGTCTGCTGCAGGAGCGCATCACCTCGACCCGCGGTCACTCGATCACCTCGATGCAGGCGATCTACGTCCCCGCGGACGACCTGACCGACCCGGCGCCGGCCACCACCTTCGCCCACCTCGACGCGACGACGGTTCTCTCCCGTCCGATCTCCGAGAAGGGCATCTACCCGGCCGTGGACCCGCTGGACTCGACGTCCCGCATCCTCGACCCGCGGTACATCGCGGCGGACCACTACGCCACGGCGATGCGCGTCAAGGGGATCCTGCAGAAGTACAAGGACCTCCAGGACATCATCGCGATCCTCGGTATCGACGAGCTGGGCGAGGAGGACAAGCTCGTTGTCCACCGTGCCCGTCGCGTCGAGCGCTTCCTGTCGCAGAACACCCACGTCGCCAAGCAGTTCACCGGCGTGGACGGTTCGGACGTTCCGCTCGACGAGTCGATCACCGCGTTCAACGCGATCTGCGACGGTGACTACGACCACTTCCCCGAGCAGGCGTTCTTCCTGTGCGGTGGCATCGAGGACCTGAAGGCCAACGCCAAGGAGCTGGGCGTCTCCTGA
- the atpA gene encoding F0F1 ATP synthase subunit alpha, whose amino-acid sequence MAELTIRPEEIRDALENFVQSYQPDAASREEVGTVSVAGDGIAKVEGLPSAMANELLKFEDGTLGLALNLEEREIGAVVLGEFSGIEEGQPVQRTGEVLSVGVGEGYLGRVVDPLGNPIDGLGEIATEGRRALELQAPGVMVRKSVHEPMQTGYKAIDAMVPVGRGQRQLIIGDRQTGKTALAVDTIINQRDNWRSGDVNKQVRCIYVAIGQKGSTIASVRGALEDAGALEYTTIVAAPASDPAGFKYLAPYTGSAIGQHWMYAGKHVLIIFDDLSKQADAYRAVSLLLRRPPGREAYPGDVFYLHSRLLERCAKLSDDMGAGSMTGLPIVETKANDVSAFIPTNVISITDGQCFLESDLFNAGQRPALNVGISVSRVGGSAQHKAMKQVSGRLRLDLAQYRELEAFAAFGSDLDAASKAALERGKRLVELLKQGQYQPMPVEEQVVSVWAGTTGKMDDVPVNDIRRFESELLEHLRRERKDLLTSIADGGKMSDDTLSSIADAIAGFKRQFETSDGKLLGEDAPAVNVSK is encoded by the coding sequence ATGGCGGAGCTCACGATCCGGCCGGAGGAGATCCGGGACGCACTGGAGAACTTTGTCCAGTCGTACCAGCCGGACGCGGCCTCGCGCGAGGAGGTCGGAACGGTCAGCGTTGCCGGCGACGGCATCGCGAAGGTGGAGGGCCTGCCCTCCGCCATGGCGAACGAGCTGCTGAAGTTCGAGGACGGCACCCTCGGTCTCGCCCTCAACCTCGAGGAGCGCGAGATCGGTGCGGTCGTCCTCGGCGAGTTCAGCGGTATCGAGGAGGGCCAGCCGGTGCAGCGCACCGGTGAGGTGCTCTCCGTCGGCGTCGGCGAGGGCTACCTCGGCCGTGTCGTCGACCCGCTCGGCAACCCGATCGACGGTCTCGGCGAGATCGCGACCGAAGGCCGTCGCGCCCTGGAGCTTCAGGCTCCGGGCGTCATGGTCCGCAAGTCGGTGCACGAGCCGATGCAGACCGGCTACAAGGCCATCGACGCCATGGTGCCCGTCGGCCGTGGCCAGCGTCAGCTGATCATCGGTGACCGTCAGACCGGCAAGACCGCTCTGGCCGTCGACACGATCATCAACCAGCGCGACAACTGGCGCTCCGGCGACGTGAACAAGCAGGTCCGCTGCATCTACGTCGCCATCGGCCAGAAGGGCTCGACCATCGCGTCCGTTCGCGGCGCCCTGGAAGACGCCGGTGCGCTCGAGTACACGACGATCGTCGCCGCCCCGGCGTCCGACCCGGCCGGCTTCAAGTACCTGGCGCCGTACACCGGCTCCGCCATCGGCCAGCACTGGATGTACGCCGGCAAGCACGTCCTGATCATCTTCGACGACCTGTCGAAGCAGGCCGACGCCTACCGCGCCGTGTCGCTGCTGCTGCGCCGCCCGCCGGGCCGCGAGGCCTACCCGGGTGACGTCTTCTACCTGCACTCCCGTCTGCTGGAGCGCTGCGCGAAGCTCTCCGACGACATGGGCGCCGGTTCGATGACCGGTCTGCCGATCGTCGAGACCAAGGCGAACGACGTGTCGGCGTTCATCCCGACCAACGTCATCTCCATCACCGACGGCCAGTGCTTCCTGGAGTCCGACCTGTTCAACGCGGGCCAGCGCCCGGCGCTGAACGTCGGTATCTCGGTCTCCCGCGTCGGTGGCTCGGCCCAGCACAAGGCCATGAAGCAGGTTTCCGGCCGTCTGCGTCTGGACCTCGCCCAGTACCGTGAGCTGGAGGCGTTCGCCGCCTTCGGTTCCGACCTGGACGCCGCGTCGAAGGCCGCGCTGGAGCGCGGCAAGCGCCTGGTCGAGCTGCTGAAGCAGGGCCAGTACCAGCCGATGCCCGTCGAGGAGCAGGTCGTCTCCGTCTGGGCCGGCACCACCGGCAAGATGGACGACGTTCCGGTGAACGACATCCGTCGCTTCGAGTCGGAGCTGCTGGAGCACCTGCGCCGTGAGCGCAAGGACCTCCTGACCTCCATCGCGGACGGCGGCAAGATGTCGGACGACACCCTGTCCTCCATCGCGGACGCCATCGCCGGCTTCAAGCGCCAGTTCGAGACCTCGGACGGCAAGCTCCTGGGCGAGGACGCACCGGCCGTCAACGTCTCCAAGTGA